The Argonema galeatum A003/A1 genome contains the following window.
GACGGCAATTATTTTGGATATCCTAGCTCAGTCCTTCCAGTCCGGCAGACTCTCTGGGAGCGATCGCACTTTTCAGGGAAGCAGGTAAAGGCTGGAGATCGGCATTACTCTTGATTTGACGCATCAAATTCGCCATTTCCAGGGCGTTCATCGCATAATCCCAGCCCTTATTGCTCTTAATTCCCGCCCGTTCTAGGGCTTGCTGCATCGTGTCTGTGGTCACTATGCCAAAAATTACCGGAATTCCAGTCTGAAATCCCGCCGCCGCGATTCCCTTGGACACTTCAGCAGCGACATAATCAAAGTGAGGAGTTTGACCTCGGATCACCGCACCCAGGCAAATCACCGCATCATAACGCTGGGTCATTGCCATTTGACGAGCCACCAAAGGCACCTCAAAACTGCCCGGAACCCAAATATAATCCACCTGAGTGCCGTGAGGATCTGTATCGACGCCGTGGCGTTTCAGGCAATCTTGACATCCCTCCAAAAGCTTCGTCGTCACCAGGTCGTTGAATCGACCGATCACGATCGCAAATCGCAGAGATTCCGCCTGAGTAAAATTTCCCTCAAAAACTGCCATTTAAATACTTCCTTGTCATTAGTCATTACTCAAGAGTCATTAGTTATTAGTCTTTTACTAATAGACCTCTCCAGAAATTAAAGGTGCGTTACCTAGAACCCGTGTAGAGACGTTGCATGCAACGTCTCTACATTCTTTGAAAGGAGATGTCTAATGACTCTTGACCAATGACTCTTGACCAATTAACTTGGCTCAAACCACAAAATAACTCAACGCACCGACTACAAGCACCAAAACAACCCAGCCACCGGAACCCAACCACAGTAAGCGTTTGGATTGATCCCAGTTCTGAGGTGAGGCATAGGCAACAGGGACGCCTACAACCATAACAAAAGACAAGGCGACTAAAGCAAACAAAGCTAATTGAAACAAGATTGTCATTTTCCGCTTCTCCCAATACAGCAACTCTATTCGATCGCACTCAGCAGCTAAAGCCGCGAATAGCTTACATCCACAAGTTTCCAGCCCGAAAGCTTTAGCTCGTTTTTCGGTAACAAGGTCTACCGTCTTAAGGCATTTTATCAGGAGAGCGACACGCCTTTGACCAGATCGATCGCGCACTCCAATACCATTTCATCAAGTCTAAATTAAAAACTTTAAAACCAAACCCTACTTTATAACTTTTGTCAATGAGTTAATATACTCAGAGCAAATGTGATAAGTAAGGTTAAACTCAATTAGTAACTCAAGTTGCTAGTTACTTGCTTTCTGGGTACGTTGTTGCGCTTTAGCGCTCTTATCTTATCCCAGTTGTCATAAGAGCGAACTTACTTGCTTTCTGGGTACGTTGTTGCGCTTTAGCGCTCTTATCTTATCCCAGTTATCATAAGAGCGAACTTACTTGCTTTCTGGGTACGTTGTTGCGCTTTAGCGCTCTTATCCCAGTTATCATAAGAGCGCTAAAGCGCAACAACGTACCTAACTCCAACTCTTCCCTCTTCCCTAGCCCCTTTCCCCTAGCTATCTGAGTGCAAGCCCAATGGATGAAAGTCGTCTCCCAGCTTATCTGAATCTGATTCAACAACTGCTAAGTTGTCCCAACGGTGAAGAACCGGAGATTTTACAGGCTAATTCAGAATTGCTGGATGGCGGGTTTCTGCAAGCTTGCGAGGTAATAGCAGAAAAGTTCGCAGACTCAGGAAACGAGAATGGGGCTGATTTCTTACGAAATCTTGCCAGTCAGCTAGGGGAATTTTTGGGGATGAATGATGAGGGAGATGACGATAACTCTGAGATGGAAAATCCCCAAGAGTATGCAAACTTTATCCTAGAATTATTGCAAGCAGAAGCAGAAAGCAATAGCGATGTAACGGTAATTTACCCGATGTTAGCGCAACGGCAACATCTCCTCAATGCGCGGTTTGCTGAGGTTTTACAGCAAGTGGCTGAAAATTTAATTGCCGAACATCCAGAAGCAGTTGAGTCAATTGTCGCCATCATTGAAAATTTGAGTATTCATATTCGCTCTTTTCCCCTGGGGAAAAGAGCGAATAATATTGAAATTGCGATTACAGGTTATCAAATAGTTTTAAGTCATCGGGAAACGGGAAGCGAAAAATGGGCGCAAACCCAAAATAATCTGGGTGCTGCCTACAGTGACAGAATTAGAGAAGATAGAGCAGATAATATCGAACTAGCGATCGCATCATACACCGCCGCACTCCAAGTCTACACCCGTGAAGCCTTTCCCCAACAATGGGCAACGACCCAAAATAATCTGGGAATTGCCTACAGTGACAGAATTAGAGAAGATANNNNNNNNNNNNNNNNNNNNNNNNNNNNNNNNNNNNNNNNNNNNNNNNNNNNNNNNNNNNNNNNNNNNNNNNNNNNNNNNNNNNNNNNNNNNNNNNNNNNGAGCAGATAATATCGAACTAGCGATCGCATCCTACACCGCCGCACTCCAAGTCTACACCCGTGAAGCCTTTCCCCAACAATGGGCAACGACCCAAAATAATCTGGGAAATGCCTACAGTAACAGAATTAGAGAAGATAGAGCAGATAATATCGAAAAAGCGATCGCATCCTACACCGCCGCACTCCAAGTCTACACCCGTGAAGCCTTTCCCCAAGATTGGGCAATGACCCAAAATAATCTGGGTGCTGCCTACAGTGACAGAATTAGATCAGATAGAGCAGATAATATCGAACTAGCGATCGCATCCTACACCGCCGCACTCCAAGTCTACACCCGTGAAGCCTTTCCCCAAGATTGGGCTATGACCCAAAATAATCTGGCGGTTGCCTACAGTGACAGAATTAGAGAAGATAAAGCAGATAATATCGAACTAGCGATCGCATCATACACCGCCGCACTCCAAGTCCGCACCCGTACTCAGTTCCCATTTGAAAATGTACAAACTCTGAATAACTTAGGTTGGGAGTATCTGGCAAAACTAGATTATCTCCATCAAACCAAACCAGATGACGCCAAACAAAAAGAAACAACTCTCCAAAGTGCATATCATACCTTTAAAGATGCGATCGCCGGAGCCGCCTACCTACGGAAGTTGATTCAATCCGGGAATGAAATTAAGCAAAAACACGATTTAGAGTGGGATAAACTCTACATGGGCATGGTGCAGGTATGCCTAGAACGGGACAGCAACCAAGAAGCGCTAGAATATGCCGAAGCCAACAAAGCCCGCAATCTCGCCGAACTAATCGCCCAAAAACAGCCAACTCCCAAAGTCCTCACACCCATCACCTTCACGGAAATTACCCAACTCCTCACCACCCCAGACACCGCCCTGATTGAGTGGTACATCACCGACGAAGAAATCATCACCTTTGTCCTCACTTCCCCCGACGTGCTGAAAGTACATCGCAGTCGTCAACGAAATGAATTAATCGATTTAGTTAATGAATATCGGGCAGATTACAGACAAAGCAAAAGCCACTGGCAAACTCAACTCCCCACCTATCTCCAACGTCTTGCCAATCTCCTAGAAATTACCACAATTCTCCCCGCCAAAAGTACCCGCTTAATCCTAATTCCCCACTGGTTTCTGCACCTGTTTGCCCTTCACGCCCTCCCCCTCACCGATGGCGAATTTGTCCTAGATAAATTTCTCCAAGGCATTCAATACGCCCCCAGTTGCCAACTCCTGCAACAGATCGAAATTCACCCCAATTTTGACCAACTTCTCGCCCTGCAAAACCCCACTTTGGATCTTTCCTACACCGATTTAGAAGTCACCTGCATTGCCCCTAAATTCCCCATTCGTCAAATTCTCCCCGGCAAAGAAGCCAGTAAAATCAATCTCTTAGAACAATACTTAGAACAGTTACAAAACGCCCACTGCGCCCACTTCTCCTGTCACGGTTCCTTCAATGCCGAGAATCCGCTAAACTCTTTTCTTGCCCTCTCGGAGAGTATTATCAAGGAAGAGGAATCTCAATCTTCCCAACCTGGAGATCCCCCCCAACCCCCCTTAAGAAGGGGGGAGACGGAAATTGTCAAAGTCCCCCTTATTAAGGGGGATTTAGGGGGATCACAACCTGGAGATCCCCCCCAACCCCCCTTAAGAAGGGGGGAGACGGAAATTGTCAAAGTCCCCCTTCTTAAGGGGGATTTAGGGGGATCAAATCGTTACGTTGCATGGCGCGATGGTAAAACAGCCGACATTACCAAATGCCTCACCTTAGCTGAAATTTTCCAACTCCAACTAAAACAGTGCCGTTTAGTCGTCCTCTCCGCCTGCGAAACCGCCCTGATTGATACGCAAAATCGGTCAGATTATATTGGATTACCAACAGGATTTCTCCACGCAGGCGCAATGGGAACCCTGGCCAGTCTTTGGGCCGTCAACGACCTCTCCACCGCCTTGATTATGGTAAAATTCTATGAGTTACTCAAACCCGGAGTCAGCATTGGTCAAGCCCTCCATGACACCCAGCGCTGGTTTAAGTCTGCCCTTACTTCAGATTTGCTACAATGGGTGAAAAGTTCCGATAGTTTCGATGCCGACCAAAAAGAAGACATTACAGAGGTGCTAGAAAGGTTCAATGAAACTGAAAAACCTTACAGCAGCGTTTATCATTGGGCAGCGTTTTGTGCGATCGGTTTATAATAATCTAATAGACCTCTCCAAAAAAGAATGTAGAGACGTTGCATGCAACGTCTCTACGAGGGTTACAGGTAACGCACCTTTAATTTCTGGAGAGGTCTAATCTAATCTAATCCATGAAAACCGATAGCCTATTTTACACCATCTTCAAACAATTTCCCTCTGTTTTCTTTGACCACGATCAGAAAGAGTCTGATCGAATTGTTAGAGACTATCATAGTTTACAAGTTACCCCAAAAACCCAGAGAGGAAATTATCGCCATGTTTGAACTAAGTGACTTAAAGAAAACCAGATTTTATCAAGACATTCAGGCTGAAGTGCAAGCTGAAGCACAAGTACAAATAGCTGAAGCTAAACAGCGAGAAAAAGCTGCAATCGTCAGAATGGCTAGTCTGGGATTAAGTACAGAACAAATTGCTACAGTCTTAGATTTACCTGTGGCTGAAGTGGAAGCAACTATCGCTGAAGCTGCACAAAATTAATTAGCAGATTCGTAGGGTGTGTCAGGCGATAAAACCTTGTATAAATCGAACTCGTTAAAAATTTGACGCACCTACAAAATTGACACCTAATGAATTCAGAAAACATCC
Protein-coding sequences here:
- the ribH gene encoding 6,7-dimethyl-8-ribityllumazine synthase, whose translation is MAVFEGNFTQAESLRFAIVIGRFNDLVTTKLLEGCQDCLKRHGVDTDPHGTQVDYIWVPGSFEVPLVARQMAMTQRYDAVICLGAVIRGQTPHFDYVAAEVSKGIAAAGFQTGIPVIFGIVTTDTMQQALERAGIKSNKGWDYAMNALEMANLMRQIKSNADLQPLPASLKSAIAPRESAGLEGLS
- the psbZ gene encoding photosystem II reaction center protein PsbZ, whose protein sequence is MTILFQLALFALVALSFVMVVGVPVAYASPQNWDQSKRLLWLGSGGWVVLVLVVGALSYFVV
- a CDS encoding CHAT domain-containing protein → ADNIELAIASYTAALQVYTREAFPQQWATTQNNLGNAYSNRIREDRADNIEKAIASYTAALQVYTREAFPQDWAMTQNNLGAAYSDRIRSDRADNIELAIASYTAALQVYTREAFPQDWAMTQNNLAVAYSDRIREDKADNIELAIASYTAALQVRTRTQFPFENVQTLNNLGWEYLAKLDYLHQTKPDDAKQKETTLQSAYHTFKDAIAGAAYLRKLIQSGNEIKQKHDLEWDKLYMGMVQVCLERDSNQEALEYAEANKARNLAELIAQKQPTPKVLTPITFTEITQLLTTPDTALIEWYITDEEIITFVLTSPDVLKVHRSRQRNELIDLVNEYRADYRQSKSHWQTQLPTYLQRLANLLEITTILPAKSTRLILIPHWFLHLFALHALPLTDGEFVLDKFLQGIQYAPSCQLLQQIEIHPNFDQLLALQNPTLDLSYTDLEVTCIAPKFPIRQILPGKEASKINLLEQYLEQLQNAHCAHFSCHGSFNAENPLNSFLALSESIIKEEESQSSQPGDPPQPPLRRGETEIVKVPLIKGDLGGSQPGDPPQPPLRRGETEIVKVPLLKGDLGGSNRYVAWRDGKTADITKCLTLAEIFQLQLKQCRLVVLSACETALIDTQNRSDYIGLPTGFLHAGAMGTLASLWAVNDLSTALIMVKFYELLKPGVSIGQALHDTQRWFKSALTSDLLQWVKSSDSFDADQKEDITEVLERFNETEKPYSSVYHWAAFCAIGL